One Musa acuminata AAA Group cultivar baxijiao unplaced genomic scaffold, Cavendish_Baxijiao_AAA HiC_scaffold_785, whole genome shotgun sequence genomic window, CCTAGAACAAAATGGGAGGTCGCCAACCAACTTCTAGGAGAGACATAATTGACTGCATTGATCTCGGTAGCTACGCCACCCACGGAATTTAAAGAACCTAAAGGAGCATGAGTCATATATTCTGCCGAACGTCGTTCTTGCCAAGGTTGTATGTCTTTTTTCAGCCTACTCAAGTCCAAACCATTGGGACCCCTTAGAGGTTCTAACCAGGGAGCACGAAGATCCCAAAAACGCATAGTTTCTCCTCCAAAAATAATCTCTCCAGTCGGGGAACGCATTAGATATTTACCTAAACCAGTAGGTCCTTGAGCGGATCCCACGTTAGCTCCAAGACGTTGGTCTCTGACTAGAAAGGTAAATGCTTGAGCTTGAGAAGCTTCTGGCCCGGTAGGTCCGTAAAACTCACTAGGATAAGCGGTATTATTAAACCAGACAAAACAACAAGCGATAAAACCAAAGACAGATAAAGCACCTAAACTATAAGACAAGTAAGCCTCTCCAGACCATACAAATGCACGGCGAGCCCATGCAAAAGGTTTGGTTAAGATATGCCAAATTCCACCAAGTATACAAATGGAACCTAACCATACATGTCCCCCAATTATATCTTCTAAATCGTCCACACTAACAATCCATCCTTCTCCCCCAAAAGGAGATTTTAGTAAATAACCAAATATGACACTTGGGCTAAGGGTCAAGTTGGTAATTTTTCTTACATCTCCCCCCCCAGGGGCCCAGGTATCATATATGCCCCCAAAATAAACAGCCTTGAGTACTAGAAGAAAAGCACCTAGACCTAACAAAATTAAGTGAATACCCAAAATGGTAGTCATTTTATTTCTATCTTTCCATACATAACCGAAGAATGGAAAAGATTCTTCAAGAGTCTCGGGTCCAAGAAGCGCATGATAAATACCACCAAAGCCTAAGACTGCAGAGGAAATTAAGTGAAGTACTCCAGATACAAAGTATGGAAAGGTGTCCATAACCTCTCCCCCCGGACCTACCCCCCAACCTAGAGTAGCTAGGTGCGGAAGTAAAATCAATCCTTGTTCATACATGGGTTTCTCTGGTACGAAATGAGCCACTTCAAATAGGTTCATTGCCCCGGCCCAGAATACGATTAATCCGGCATGGGCTACGTGAGCTCCAAGTAGTTTACCGGACAAATTTATAAGTCTGGCATTCCCGGCCCACCAAGCGAAACCGGTGGTTTCTTGGTCACGACCAGCTAAAGCTAAAGTTCCATTAAAGAGCGTTTCCACGTGGTAGAACCTCCTCAGGGAATATAAGGTTTTCATGAGGCTGATCCTGAGCCGCCATCCAAGCACGAATACCttcgtttaagagaatatttttggTGTAGAAAGTCTCAAATTCAGGATCTTCCGCTGCACGGATTTCTTGGGAAACGAAGTCATAGGCACGTAGATTCAGAGCCAGACCGACTACCCCAATAGCACTCATCCATAAACCAGTTACGGGTACAAATAGCATAAAGAAATGTAACCAACGTTTATTGGAAAAAGCAACCCCAAAGATTTGGGACCAAAAACGGTTAGCAGTGACCATTGAATAAGTCTCTTCGGCTTGAGTTGGGTTAAAAGCACGAAATGTATTTGCACCGTCACCATCTTCGAATAAAGTATTTTCTACGGTAGCACCATGAATAGCGCATAGCAGAGCAGCGCCTAATACTCCGGCAACTCCCATCATATGAAATGGGTTCAACGTCCAATTATGAAACCcttggaagaagaggatgaatcGAAATATGGCTGCTACGCCAAAACTAGGTGCAAAGAACCAACCAGATTGACCCAGTGGATAAATCAAGAATACTGAAACAAAAACAGCAATTGGAGCAGAGAATGCGATTGCATTATAAGGTCGCAATTGAACAGATCGAGCAAGTTCGAATTGACGTAACATGAAACCTATTAGTGCGAAAGCACCATGGAGAGCAACAAAAGTCCACAGACCGCCTAATTGACACCAACGAGTAAAATCTCCTTGTGCTTCAGGACCCCATAGTAGCAACAAAGAATGTGCTAAACTATTCGCAGGAGTGGAAACTGCAGCGGTTAAGAAATTGCAACCTTCCAAATAGGAACTCGCCAATCCATGGGTATACCATGAAGTTACAAAAGTTGTACCTGTAAACCAACCTCCTAAAGCGAAATAAGCACAAGGAAAGAGCAATAGGCCGGACCAACCTACAAAAACGAAACGGTCCCTCCGTAACCAATCATCCAT contains:
- the LOC135664029 gene encoding LOW QUALITY PROTEIN: photosystem II CP43 reaction center protein-like (The sequence of the model RefSeq protein was modified relative to this genomic sequence to represent the inferred CDS: deleted 1 base in 1 codon), with amino-acid sequence MTITLGKFTKEENDLFDIMDDWLRRDRFVFVGWSGLLLFPCAYFALGGWFTGTTFVTSWYTHGLASSYLEGCNFLTAAVSTPANSLAHSLLLLWGPEAQGDFTRWCQLGGLWTFVALHGAFALIGFMLRQFELARSVQLRPYNAIAFSAPIAVFVSVFLIYPLGQSGWFFAPSFGVAAIFRFILFFQGFHNWTLNPFHMMGVAGVLGAALLCAIHGATVENTLFEDGDGANTFRAFNPTQAEETYSMVTANRFWSQIFGVAFSNKRWLHFFMLFVPVTGLWMSAIGVVGLALNLRAYDFVSQEIRAAEDPEFETFYTKNILLNEGIRAWMAAQDQPHENLIFPEEVLPRGNLFNGTLALAGRDQETTGFAWWAGNARLINLSGKLLGAHVAHAGLIVFWAGAMNLFEVAHFVPEKPMYEQGLILLPHLATLGWGVGPGGEVMDTFPYFVSGVLHLISSAVLGFGGIYHALLGPETLEESFPFFGYVWKDRNKMTTILGIHLILLGLGAFLLVLKAVYFGGIYDTWAPGGGDVRKITNLTLSPSVIFGYLLKSPFGGEGWIVSVDDLEDIIGGHVWLGSICILGGIWHILTKPFAWARRAFVWSGEAYLSYSLGALSVFGFIACCFVWFNNTAYPSEFYGPTGPEASQAQAFTFLVRDQRLGANVGSAQGPTGLGKYLMRSPTGEIIFGGETMRFWDLRAPWLEPLRGPNGLDLSRLKKDIQPWQERRSAEYMTHAPLGSLNSVGGVATEINAVNYVSPRSWLATSHFVLGFFFFVGHLWHAGRARAAAAGFEKGIDRDLEPVLSMTPLS